In the genome of Brachypodium distachyon strain Bd21 chromosome 3, Brachypodium_distachyon_v3.0, whole genome shotgun sequence, the window GAGGCCGTAGGAGGCGCCTGGTCATCGCCAATTCCGGCGGTGCCGGCACTCCCCCGAAACTGGTGACTTTCCTCGGTAAGGGAGGCTCCGGCAagaccacggcggcggcccttGCTGCTCAGGTAACAACCATCCCTTTCTCCCGTGCTTGTCCTGTTGTTATGTTATGGAACATTGTAGAATTTGTTGTGGGCTCGCTGCTGCGCTGGTAATAGCCAAGGCTGAATTGCAATGTACGTGAGAAGATACTAATTAGCATAGCAGACCAGATGAATACACGATTTAGCACCTGAGATGCTTTGAGCTGGGTGGATACATTGTAGCATTTGATTAGATAAATCTACACGATGGGTTGTATTATCGAATGGCGTATCGAGTTTGAATTGGGTTGTATGACTCAGCTTTGCAGTTTCCACTGTGTACTATTTAGATTCATGAAATAGTTCCCTTAAACTTTGTTTTTCTCCACGTTTTAGTATTATGCAAGTGAAGGCCTGAAGACATGCCTAATTATTCAGTCCCAAGACCCAACCGCAGAGCAATTGATGGGCTGTAAGATTGGGAACTCGCTGACTGAATGTACTGCTAATCTTTCGACCATAAAGCTGGAGACTAGTAAAGTAAAATGCTTTGTTCAAGTGTTTCCCTGTGGGTATTTCATATTTATATTGTATCACACACTAAAAAACAATCTTGGTGGTAAAGGGTGCTTTCTGATTTAATTACAGATGCTACTTGAACCCCTTGATCGGTTGAAGAAAGTAGATGCCCAGAGCAATCTTACTCAAGGAGTCCTTGAAGGGGTAGGTGATTTACTTTGCTATAGTATCGGAGATGTGGATAAATCAGTCATTTTGGGTTGCTGTTTTTTATAGGATAGATTGTAGGAGAGGAGCTTGGAGTCTTACCTGGAATGGATTCGATCTGCTCAGTCTTATCCCTTCAGAAGCTGCTTAACTTTTTTTCCACTGGAAGGAGTAGTTCACAAGGAGAATTTGATGTGGTAGTGTATGACTGCAATAATACCGAGGAAATTCTACGGCTCATCGGTGCTACTGAGCGGGCAAGGTATAGGTTATCCTTGCTTGGCTTTAACCTTACATTCACCCAGGATTATACAATTTAATGTTGCTGCTACACAAAAGACAGATCTTACTTGAGGTATGTGAGGGAGCTAGCAGAGAAGACCGATGTAGGAAGACTGGCTTCTCCATCATTActaaaactaatttatgatGCTGCAAGACCAAATGGTAGATCTAGTGAAGTAAGAATGAGTGCAGAGATATGGAAGGAAATTGAACAACTCCTTGATGTAAGTTACTCCGGTTTAAGAAAAATACGAGTATATGTTACCCAGTGCATATATATTCTACTATTTGTTAAATATTAGATTAACCTGCTAAATTTTGTAGCGAGTCTCGCTTTGGTTTGCCGATCCCTCAAAACTCGCATGCTTTCTCATCATGGATCCCAGGGGATCGATCTCAGTGTCTTCTGCACTAAGATACTGGGGGTGCACCATCCAAGCTGGTGCACAAATATGTGGAGCGTTTGGTTATGCTGAAGACCCCTCTCTAATGCACCAAGAAGTTGCTGAGAAGTTTTTGCCACTGTCTTTCTCAGCTCTGCCGTTTCTGCCAACTGATTCTTCTGCAGATTGGGGCAAAGCACTAAATTCATTGAGCCAAGATACGAAGGATCTATTGAGGAATAAAAGCAACCAGATTTATCCTTCAGTTAGTTTTGATACTGTACAGAAGTCTGTAACCCTTTTCATGCCAGGATTTGATAAGTCTGAAATTAAACTATACCAGGTATGGGCCATATTGCTACTGACCTCTGTCTTAATTTTGTTGGCTTCATTGTATATGCTAGTCAACTAATTAGGAAAAATTATGTTAAATAATATCTCTAGTTAGTTTTACTTCTCTAGAGATAATTCTATCTTGATATAAATTTGCATGGCTTTCCTTAAGTATTCAGTGACAAGAAAGGTAGAATCCCTAAAACAATAACAAAGAAGCTGAATGGAGCCTCTACTTGACAATTATCACTAGGGTGCTGAACTGCCTGATAGTGTTCAAATGAACGCACGGTTCCTAGCAATTGACATCCAGATCACTCTCATTTTCACTAATTCAGCTGAATGGCTGGTCAAATTATTTTAGATAGTTTTCGGTATCAAATCTACTTTTAAGCTTGTTCATTTTCTTTAGTAGTTAGCAAGCCAAACTTTTCTTAGCAGTTCCAGAAATCCAATGTGCTAGTACTGAAACCATGTATGTCTTCCTGTCATCCTGTGTACTGCTGATTCCTGCATCTAGCTGTCTGCTTCTCCATACCAACCATGACCgatttcaaatgaatttgGCACAGGCAACTTGGTTCCTTGGTTGCAGCACAAAAGGAACTTGTAAAGTGTGTGATGCCAAAACTAGGTCTATATGTACACCAATTTAGGTCAAAGGCGAGTAGTTGGTTGTGATCTCAAGGTCATCGGCCAATATGATCTAAAACgtgctccctccgattctaaattcttgactcaaatttgcccaaatatggatgtatctattcttaaaaaacgtctagatacatgtaatatttcgacaacaatttaggatcggagggaatatttCCAAGTGCTTACGGTCTTGTACCCTATCTGCATGTTTGAGCATTTTTATGGTCACCTGAGGTTTCAGTGAAACAGTTGCGAAGAATCTTTCCAGATTTTTACAAGATATCAGTGATTTTAGTTTTTATGATTGTTGGTGTCAATACTTAAAATATGTCTGACCTGTTCGTTTATCTGAAAATGCAGTATAGAGGTGGCTCAGAGTTACTGATCGAGGCCGGGGATCAGAGGCGCGTCATAAAGCTGCCCCCAGCGATGCAGGGGAAGGTTGGGGGCGCCAAGTTCATCGACAGGAACCTTCTTGTTAGCATCCGGTAGGCGGCAGCATGCAGGGCGCtcggtgatccacaactcggaagACTGTCTCGGCAGATCAAACCGAGTACAGTAGCATTTTACTAAttccccgtttcatctcatCATTCGTTTGTAAAACATGGTGAGATTTCCACAACTGACATTATAAAGAAGGATGATAATCGATGTAAAAATAGCTTTGCCGAAAAAATTACGGAGTACAACCCAGTTACTAGCACAGAAACAACTGCCCCTTTTcgactgatgaagctctttgCAGTTCTCTTGTTTCAGCTAGAATCTTCTACCACCTTTAATGCATCGGGATGTCAGTAGTATACTCCATGCTATGgttgatgaatgatgattGTTCAGGCGGAAGGCGTGAATGTTAGGTAGCTGCTCATTTAACATCGTTCTCGAGTATCTCTTTCCATTCCTGGCTCCTGCTGCTGACGTTCCGTCGCCCGCAGGCCCCGGACTGATACTGGGTTGCGCAGAGAGCGGGCGAGCAAAATCCGGGCAGGCCGTCGCACGGGCGCGTGGCAGCGAGTCTGTTTCGGTTTCGGGGAGTGACGCGACGCGAGATCCTTCGCGGCAGTggtggcgctggcgctggcgccatccttccttccttctcccGGGTTTTCATTCATGATTTGCTCCTTTTTGACATGATCCCACTGCAGCAGTCACCATGCGTGATCACTGTCCGCTGGTCAATGCGTCACTAGAGCTGTAGCTAGCAAGTCATCAGTCCGAAACCCTTTTCAGTGTTTTCTTCAAAGTGGTATATATAGAGTGATTGCAAAAGACATTTTACCTGGCCAAATGATTCTTATCCCTCGCAACCAATTTTTCTTCGGAGGAACTGGCTGAAAATTCCTTAATTTTATCCAATGTTTCGTTGGAGGAACTGGCagaattttttaaatttttagaaTGATGTCCGGGGAAAAGCTATGGCGGTATGCTAATAATTTAGGGTCTCGGGTGTTGGATGCATGGTTTGCTTGAGCTTGCTGAAGCACAACAAACACTTATAACGCACGACGGGTAGTTCCACCAGAATTGCTGGGTCAACCAATTCTTCCCGTTTAAGCTAAGGTCGGTCTGTTTGGTCAGTGTAAAGCGGCTGGGGTTTGTGATAAGAGTGGACGCCTCTGtattcaaaaggaaaaatgaacGGACGGCTGATAATGTAAGTACATGTCAAGTCGGGTACAGATATAGCAGGAAATTTGCTCATTGCGTGATTGTCTGATTGATGATCGCTAATCTAGTTATCTAGAGGAGGGAAGCAGCAAGTTTGAGGAAGTCCATAAATTGATGATCGCTAATCATGAGACGATGAGCACAATTCgttctctttttttgcgggtaattCATTCTGTATTTACATTTCCCTTAACCTCACAAATTGCACATCTGGAAGTCCATAAACTTGTGTAAGTTGGTCGGTTAGGCCCGAAACACGCCATCGGCCATGCGTTCGGAACTGGAGCTTGAGCTACGGCATAACGATTTGACCACATACACCATGCATGTTGTTATCGTGGTGAATTGACCTCAGACTCGTACAGTTCTATCCCTAAAacgctactccctctgattctaaattcttgactcaaatttgttcaaatatagatgtatctattcttaaaaaaacgtctagatacatgtaatatttcgacaacaatttaagataGAACCCTCATGGCctcaacctctcctattcatATAGCAAGTGTTGATTAATCCAAGCCcccttcttttctcttttctttttgtacaAACCTTCTTAATTTATGATTGGATCTACTACGTTTTAAATGCT includes:
- the LOC100831131 gene encoding uncharacterized protein At1g26090, chloroplastic isoform X1 — translated: MAPSLLVSASQILAVDGRGGRRRRLVIANSGGAGTPPKLVTFLGKGGSGKTTAAALAAQYYASEGLKTCLIIQSQDPTAEQLMGCKIGNSLTECTANLSTIKLETSKMLLEPLDRLKKVDAQSNLTQGVLEGIVGEELGVLPGMDSICSVLSLQKLLNFFSTGRSSSQGEFDVVVYDCNNTEEILRLIGATERARSYLRYVRELAEKTDVGRLASPSLLKLIYDAARPNGRSSEVRMSAEIWKEIEQLLDRVSLWFADPSKLACFLIMDPRGSISVSSALRYWGCTIQAGAQICGAFGYAEDPSLMHQEVAEKFLPLSFSALPFLPTDSSADWGKALNSLSQDTKDLLRNKSNQIYPSVSFDTVQKSVTLFMPGFDKSEIKLYQYRGGSELLIEAGDQRRVIKLPPAMQGKVGGAKFIDRNLLVSIR
- the LOC100831131 gene encoding uncharacterized protein At1g26090, chloroplastic isoform X2, which translates into the protein MAPSLLVSASQILAVDGRGGRRRRLVIANSGGAGTPPKLVTFLGKGGSGKTTAAALAAQMLLEPLDRLKKVDAQSNLTQGVLEGIVGEELGVLPGMDSICSVLSLQKLLNFFSTGRSSSQGEFDVVVYDCNNTEEILRLIGATERARSYLRYVRELAEKTDVGRLASPSLLKLIYDAARPNGRSSEVRMSAEIWKEIEQLLDRVSLWFADPSKLACFLIMDPRGSISVSSALRYWGCTIQAGAQICGAFGYAEDPSLMHQEVAEKFLPLSFSALPFLPTDSSADWGKALNSLSQDTKDLLRNKSNQIYPSVSFDTVQKSVTLFMPGFDKSEIKLYQYRGGSELLIEAGDQRRVIKLPPAMQGKVGGAKFIDRNLLVSIR